aaagggtatgcacagtttgataactttttgggcatagttccaaattgctctccagaatggttggattctttcacaactccaccgacaatgtattaatgtcccagttttcccacatcccctccaacattcatcattatttgttcctgtcatcttagccaatctgacaggtgtgtagtggtatctcagagttgtcttaatttgcatttctctgatcagtagtgatttggaacactctttcatatgagtggaaatagtttcaatttcatcatctgagaattgtctgttcatatcccttgaccatttatcaattggagaatggtttggtttcctataaattagggtcagttctctatatattttggaaatgagaccttgtgacaataatttttaatgcaaagaagaaaaatacacaaACATGCTTTGGCACACTGAGGAACATTGGAATAAAGTATGTTATCAACATGACTCCAAAATGTTGACATTCACATGTCACATGGTGACCCAGCatgaaattgaaatatattctttacatattaattaaaatattaggaaatttttttaaaatttactaacTGACTGCTCAGTCTCTTAATTGCTACTTTCATGTCTTTGTTCCTGAATGCATAAATGGAAGGATTTAAGATAGGGgtaataataaaatcaacaatAGCAAGAAACTTATCCATTGGCACTGTAGGAAATGGCCACACATAGATAAAAATGCATGGGCCAAAGAAGAGGATTACTACACTGATGTGAGCTGACAGAGTAGAGAAAGCCTTGGATAATCCAACAGAGGAGTGTTTTTGAACAGTGACCAAAATGTAAATATAGGAGATGAACAAGAGAGATACAGTGCCAATGGAGATGAAACCACTGTTGCCAGCGACAATGAACTCCAACTTATCAGTGTCTATGCAAGCCAATTTGATGAAACGAGGAAGGTCACAATAAAAACTATCAATTTCATTAGGGCCACAAAAGGGCAAATTTACCACAAAAGCCAACTGGGTCAATGAGTGTATGAGACCAATAGCACAAGcagacatttggagaaaaatgCATGTTCTTGGTTTCATAATAGTCAGATAGTGAAGAGGCTTACATATAGCTACATATCTATCAAAAGCCATGGAGATGAGTAACACCATCTCAATTCCTCCCATGAAATGAATGAAGAATATCTGAGTAATACAGCCTTGGAATGATATAGTTTTGTGTTCGTAGAAAAGGTCAGAAATCATCTTGGGAACTACAATAGTAGAAAGACACATGTCAATACAGGAGAGATTAGCCAATAGAAAATACATAGGAGATTGAAGCTGAGGGTCCGAAGTCACTGTGAGTACAATGAGAAGGTTTCCCAACACAATGGCAATATAGAAGATGGAGGAAAACACTAAAAGGAAATGCTGCATGGACCATGATCTAAAAATTCCCAAGAATACAAACTCTGACACCATTGAATAATTCAGTTCATTCATTGGTCTGACTATGTTGTAAcctggaaggaagaaaatgagaaagaaatcaaaacagtTGTATTACAAAAGtgttttatattaaaattctAATATTCACATAGTGTATGAAGTTGATGAGGCAGACCCAAGATGATGGAACAATAGGAAAAAATTCAGCAAACCTTTCCCCAAAACTATAATATACCAAATAGAATACAATGGttccatgaaaaacaaaaacaagatagattaaaacaaaatcaaaagactgaaaagatctttatcatatgttttttattctcttttggtctgatttttcttacacaacatgacaaatatgtaaatatctttaaaagtattgtacatgaataacctatatcagattgtttactgttTTGTGAAGAAGGGAATTAAGgggaaaagggattaaaaaataggtgttgaaaattatctttacaattgagagtgatgcaaaaggaaatgcaaaaagctaatgagaagaagaattccctaaaaaaggaaaattgaccaattgggaaaggaggtacaaaagctccctgaggaaaaaaaatccttaaaaatagaattgagcaaaaggGAGCTAATAACtatatgagaaatcaagatataataaagcaaaacaataaaaatgaaaaaataaaaaatgtaaaattggaaaaacaactgacctagaaaatagattcaagagagataatttaaaaattattattctatcaGAAAGTCAGGATCAAAAATAGAGCCTTTAAAAgtgtgaaggactttgagcatgatattctattttttatttatttttattaaagctttttatttacaaaacatatgcatgggtaattttttcaacattgacaattgcaaagccttctgttccaaattatcccttcctttcccccaatcccccccccagatggcaggtagttcaaatCATGTTAAATAGGAAAATGATGTTttagagagcaatggagctaggattacaaccaagaatcaactctCCAGAAAAACTCCTCCTTCAGAGGAGAAGGTAGTcagaggattttcaaacatttgcATTGAAAAGATAAGaactaaatgaaaatttaattttcacatagagaactctggagaaacttaaggaggtaatcaggaaagtgatatcataaagaacttaataaggcttatctgtttatatccttacttgggaggatgatacttataactcattagaactttctcaatATTATGGCAATTAGAAGGAGAATATAGACAAAGGGCAAAAATGTGAGTTGAAAAttaagggataatatcttttttaaatgttgaaattAAAGGGTAAGAGAGAAAGttactgggagaaaggaaaagggagaaatggaatggcGCAAATTATCTGTCATAATAAAGAGgtgagaaaaagcttttatagtggatgggaaaagagagagaagagggtgagaaagtgaaccttactctcatcagaatttgttcaaagaagaaataacatatattCTCAACAAGggcataaaaatctatcttaccttgaAGGAAAACAGAAGGGGGATGGAATATGTGAAAGGgggaagggtgataaaagagagggcatcgGAGGAGTGAGTGTTCCATACCAAAGCACTTTTGAAGaggaacagggtgaaaggagaaaataaatggggGAATAGGGAAATATAGTtggcaatagtaatagtaaaaaaaaaacaaaacaaaacaaacacgaAGTTAATTTCTCTAATAAGGTttaatttctcaaacatagagagaattaagtcaaatttataaaaagcatAAGAGCCAtgacccaattgataaatgatcaaaagatataatctgtgtccaaaggactataTATTCAAGCAAATTCTTTGACTTAACAACACCACCACTTGGTATGagtaccaaaagagattttttgggggggaaggaaaatgatgtttatatacaataaatattcaCAGCAACTCTCTtatcaaggcaaaaaaaaaaaaaggaaattgagagtatgcctatcatttggggaatggttccATAAACTGTAGAGTGtgtttatgatagaatattaatgttctatggTGCTAGGTATGGGACCCCACTGAGAGAGAGTACAGAGGCCACCTCGATCTTTGGTGCACAATACGTTTTCTGCCATGTTGCAGAAACacccttgttgagcaaggagcagTGATGCACAGCATGGGAATGGGTTGAGCCTGAGGGTCACAGCTAGTTGCTCATAAAGGAGGATGCCTGAACAGGGCCTGTCATCTGTGAGTGAGTTGCTAAATCGCTGGTTTGGCTCTCCTCCTGTTGGCAGATACCATGCATACATAAAACCCACTAGTTGTTTCTCTGAATGGTAACTGGGGATTGCCTACCATTCATGTGCTGATCACGTTTGCAAAAATGTATAACAACAAGGCTGTACAGTATAATAAACTGGAACTCTCTATGAGTATCCTGCCTCATTCATCTCGCCTCTGAGAACAAAGGGCTCATATGCTTTGAAGTCTTAAAACTGCCACAACCCtatgggaaattttaaaaaatgctatcaggaagaaaaaatacatggaaaaatcTTTCATGTaatcaagcaaagtgaaatgtactatatacaaagtaatatcaatgtcctgggatgaccagctatgaATGTtattgctattctcagtagtacaattatccacaactactctgaagaacttataaaAAATCCTATGCATACtcaaagaagaaactgattgtgtctaaatacagactgaagcattctctgtgtgtgtatgtctctttttttaacttcatttttatgagggtttttgttttcattatggTGGGAGagctatgttttttttccccacatttatagaaatgtttggtTTAACTTTACAAACAGTTTCTTCATTGTGGGTAGGGATAAGGGActgaatctagaactcaaaaattttagaaacaaatataatttttttttgttttgaaagtaaatggggaaatatattaaataattttagaaaacataaaaagaaaagtatatttacatttatttataaaaataaaatgctattgaggaaaaataaaattgatgaaagtagaaaatctttaaaaaacataagATACTTAATCAATGTAATTGCCATTCATAAGCCCAAACATCTGATGATAGCTTATACTTCCTAACCTTTGAAAGAGATGAGGAATaatgaattatatatgtaaaatgaaaaaacattaacataaaaagaaaaggtcTGAGAGTAATAATGTTTTCTCaatgatcttaaaaaaagaaaggaagcagagAGGAGGAGCAATACACTGGTGgagagaatggaaaagaagattAGGTAAAATTATCTCAAATAATCTGAGTGTGCAAGTAGACAACCACACAGACATGGAGAAGGATGTAGTGGAGGGGAGTCATTGACACTGGAAATTCACTCATCTAAACTGGTCATTTAGAAAAGAATGCACATATGTAAATAGCTGgttatagaaatatttcattCAAAAAGGAATTAGGAGAGAAAttaaagagaatgagaaggaatAAGAAGAGTAGAATATAGTAAAAGCAACTCTGAAGCAAACTCTTACTAAAGGCACATAACaatatttatacttctttttgAGAATAAAGAATGGAGAGCCAAacatttgggaatggctgaaaaaattgtgatatataaataagatggaataatattgtggtgtagaaaataataaagagaaattcttCAGAGAACCTGGGaagcatagatagatagatagatagatagatagatagatagatagatagatacagatatagatatatatagatatagatatctatatgtatctctctctctctctctctccatatatatatatatatatatatatatatatatatatatatatatatatatatccaattcAGAACAGAATTTTtctgagcagaaacaggagaacaatttatacaatgataacaTATGGCAAAAACAACCTACCTTGAAAGATTTAGAAACTAATCAGTGTAATGATGAACAATTATTAATGAGAAAATTTGTTACCTACTTCCTGCTTAAAAGGTAAAGGACTCAGAATGAAGAATGAGACTTTTTGGTGGCACGGGTAACTGGGAATTATTTTGTTTCACTATGGGTGAGTGATagaggagttgttttctttcattGTCATTTGAAAGGCAGGGAGAGTTGAGATAAGATAGAGAACATTCTACTggaaaacatatatgtgtatgtattaacatttaaagaaaaatattgataccatttaaatgtattttttcactaGGTTTCAAAGCCTagccaattctttttatttttcacatgacCTCTGGGGAGTTTAgtaaaatttacatatatgtcAATGGGTCCCAAAGCCTGAATTTCCTAATTAGCTCCATTAacgctattaaaaaaaatttctcacaGCCAAAAGACCCTATTATTCTTATCTAGATAAAcaagtttcttaatctttttcttttaatgccATCCAATATTTTTGCTCATTTACTTCAGAGCCTACCATTGTTCATTGTATGTTTTTATTGGAGATGGGCTGGAACCATTAAAATCAGTGTAATTtgggaattttgaaattttagTAAACTATTAATCTGATGAATGAAACAATATATTTGTACACTTTGGAAACacaaaagtgctatgtaaatgttattttattctcACCATCAATAAAATATGAGTAAATAGTTACTGTGTTCCAATTACTGAAACAATTTCTATTCATAAGTAATAGAATCCAGGGATTCTATGAATGCAGAGAAGGTGCTAGTAGTGAGATTTTGTAAAAGTTAGATTGATGAGATATGGAAATTAAGGGGATCCtagaattaaatgaaagaaaatcattaaaagttGTCTACAAAACTGCAAATCTAGGTGATTGAAAGGATGGTattgtcataaaaggaaatagggaaatggctcattatctttccttgttatTTCTTCACTCAGCAGATATTTATTAAGGTTTTAGTGAGTGCATGACATCATGGTTAAACTAAACTTcacaatttcctcaactgtatcaacaatcatttttaagagccaattaacaaaataaagttaatattattttctgaaaagacataagaaaaagGGCTTCAAAATAGAAAGAGTATATGATGAAAAAGTCTAttatttctgattccagaccccaGATAATCTTTAAAACTGTCTTGTAAATAAATAACCTTTCTTCCTaaaatatcagtaccatattAGCAGTTGTTAGTTGAAGAGATAAATCACCTCTATTTCTCAAAAACaatatgaacaaaatagaaattcatttttcCCCAAATCCATTCTTCCtaaatgcttttctatttgtGCTAATGGCAATATCATTCTTTCAGGTTCCAAAATAGAAACTTTAGGGATGTTCCTTCTCCTTCAAACACAAAGCTCAATCAGTTACCAGATGTGGTCATTCCACCTCCACAAAATCTCTTACTTTGGTCATTTTCCCCTCATAAAACCCCTTAACTGGTTAGGTCTTAATTACCTCTTAGTGGTTTTGGAAttgtttcctaattttcttttcctccaattCCCTAAACCTAATCTACGTTCCACAACTGCTAAATTAATATTGGCAAAAGGCATCTCTAACCAAACCATGTGGGCTTACTAAcactctaaatcattactgataatagaaaagaaaattaaaacaactctgaggtataatATTATACCTTTCAGATTAGGTAAAGTGATTAAAGGGGAAAATAGCaaattttggaagggatgtggaaattTTGGGACAATTGGGTTTGTgcaattgtgaactgatccagcatTTTTTGAAAggtcatatataattatatccaAAGATTTATTAAACTTCCCATACACTTTGACTCACCAATACCACTATTAAGTCTGTTTccaaagaaacaaggaaaaagaaaaaatattaagagcagctctctttgtagtgataaagaattggaaattacaGAGATTCCCATCAACTGTGGAATGGATGAAGAAGTTAGGACATATGAAAGTGATGAAAGGCTATTTTACTATAAGAAAGAATGAGTTATTGaactaatttttgaaaaaaaaatttgatgtacTTGCATAAAGTAATAAATAccgaaatgaacagaaccaagagtaCTGTATACAGTAAGAATaatattgtttgaagaacaactttgagtgaataagtcattGTAAATACTATATAATCCAAGTTACCTACAAAGGATCCATGAAGAAAgaagctatctgcatccagagaaagaagtgctAAATGGaggtatgtataaatatatatatatgtatatatatatacatatatatatatttatacatacctCCATTTAGCATACCTCCATTTAGCacttctatacacacacacacacacacacacacacacacatgcatacatatatatgtgtctacTGATAGCCATCCCTACggtagggagaaggaagaaaaaagaggagagagttacatgagaagtctattatatatttaagatgaatagaaagttgtacataatatatttgcaGTGTCATATGCAATCAACTTTAttctattatgttatggaaatgtttgcttattaataaaatttaaatgaaaataaaattttaaaatgtgatgcaAGCTTCTCATCTTGGAAATTTAAAGTTTCTACAAAACTTCAACAAAGGCAAGCTTCttattttggaaatttaaaatttctacaaaataattctcacctacctttccagttttattttaaaacacttttgtTCTACTCAAACTATCACACTAGTTCTCATAATTATAATATTCTGTTTCTTCCAGACATGATTTTGACTTCATGATAACATACAGCTGAAATGCAGTGAACTTGAAACTTTGCTCAACTCCACTATTTATAAGAAAACTATCCCTCTTAAAATAGTTTGTTTAGTTgtataaatatttgaatatataaaattatatttataataattaaaaataccatttgttcatttttgtttccatATCCTCCTTGCCCAAAATAATTCTTCATATACAGTAGGTGGTTaatgaagactttttaaaaattgtgatgaATGAATATGCAAACAACTGACTTGTCTGTCAAAACcacatctataaatatatagcAAACTAGACTCATACAACATGTAACCCCTTTGAAATTCTTCTTTAACTATTAAACCATCTTTTTGATCCCCATCTTGAGTCATAAGCTCAGAAAACCAAactaaatatttagaaaacttgAATTATCTTCTTTACCCTAAAGATTCAGAACCTCTACATTTTTCTTCCAGAATATCCTATAGACTATCAGTTTTAAACTGACCTAGCTCAAATATCATCCACATGTCAAAATGCTCTGTAGTCATTATGTTTTATGCTGTCCCATGTTTATCTAGATATACTTCCAACTCATTTGGAATATTTAATGAGTTACAAAGCTTAAAGAACCTTCTCTAGTACAAAACAAAGCCTCAGACCCTTTTGCAACTGGAGTGAGCATAGATCTAGCAGGGGCTGTGAATATTAGATATAAAGTAGATTCTTTCAGAAAAATGCAGCTCAAacaatatccatttttaaaaatatttcaagattgAAATTTGGTGTAATATAAAGCACTAGTaagtatttattctctttaatcTTTCCACCTTCTGACTTACTTCATCAGCCCTTTCATAGCTCTTGAAGTATAATCCATGGATCCTGAGAGGTTCCTAAAATCCACTCAGGGATTCCTTAAGGTGAAAACTATAATGACATGACACAAAGATGCTATATCTATTAAAGTGCTttcatatttttcaattacatatctttctgaggtcagattgtcTTAATTTATTTCAACAAAAATAACATCACAACATACTGAATGCAGAAATAGGTATAAGAATTCAATTTCTCCCATTAAAGGAGATATTAAGATTTTCAAAAACAGGTAAAATGGTACAActcttttctataatttttggttttagaatacagttatttttcattaatatgtTACTTATGTTAACatataattgataaatgattattatAGATCAATAAgtataagattttaaattttctggacataatcaattgaaaaaaagttttttatcaACTTTCTACTATAAAGTTCTTATCTGTTTTTCCACCTACATTTAAGAGAGTAAAGCAAAAAAGTTTGAGATATGCTGCTCTTCTCCAACAAGACTAGAATGCCCTGTTCCAAAATCAAAAAAGCCCTTCCTCTAAATTCCTGCAGTATTTATGTCTATCTTGTACTATATCCATGTCTATTAAAACATACTTTCTTTATTGAACATGTTTCACCTATATCAagttgcttgccatcttgggaaggTGAGAGGTaggtaaaagagagagaaaaatttggaacataaagtatttcgaagatgaatgttgaaaatgacctttgcatatattggaaaaacaaaaaatattattggaaaaaaaagtttaaaagaacctcccttcttctctttttcatatgTATCTCACTTCATAAAACCCCAGTTTAAGCACCTTGTATTCAAAAGTATGATTTGATCTTCTTTTCATTCTCCTATCTCCCTTCACAAtgatctgcatatattttgtgtACAATACATATTCTTGTATGAAGTGAATTATAACTTAATtaataaagcaaaaagaattggaaggaaGAAATTGGTGTGGAAAATTAAAGtggagaaaaagatggagaaaaacatgagaagacagaaaaagaagatagaaaaaaaaaagaaaaagaagggatcaATGAAATGTGCATGTTCATACAAAATTATGCAATGCTAAATGACTTGATTACataaagcttcattttttttatacttttccagTCTGGACACTGATTCTGACCCTGTTCCAAACTTGATGTCCATAAGCAAAATTGCAAATAAAGTTCCATGTAGTTGGACAATATAGAAGACTCTATTAATCTCCTTAAAAGAAGTTTAAAGTATCTTTCTCTTGAAAAATTCTTGGGCTAACCAACACCTGATTTGCTGTCTTACattgactggtatattaacttcAGTAGATGATCTAGCCTGCTATAATCTTTTATATGTTCCTATGCCCTAAAATATATCTTGCTCTAGACTTGAGCATACTTCAAGTGTCTATACAATTTGGATTCGATAAGGATGTCTCAGAATCACAGAACCTCATTTTAAAGGTATATAAGTTCATCTAGCAACCCATAAAGATATAGGAATATTCTATATAATGTCCATAAATGACCTAGTTCTTAAGGAACTCCAGTTACAATTGAGTGTGTTGCCTCTTAGGGCATACCAGTCTACTTTTTCTTAGCTCTACTTTGAACTAAATGGGATTAGAGTAAAGACAAGGATAGCAGGTCCGTCATCACCATCATTCAGATCACTCTTTGTTATTACAAAATAAGAtcctattaaaatgtttttattattgcaATGTACAACACTTCACTTGTATTGAGTTCTCCATCTGCTAAAACCATCAGTAATTTCTACTTACAATTCTCCTTTTCTGTGTCAATTGCTTACCTCAAAcataatactttattttcatCCTAATTAAGTTACATTTTAGATAGTCTATATTGCTAGGTTTTTAAGATAATTTGCAACCTATCTCTTATAGTCACTTTAGTTCATCTTCAAATTTGACAACCATGCAATTGGGTTTCAGGAAAGCTCTCTGGATCTAGAGTTAAGAGATATTGGTTTGAATGCTATCTCATTCTAATAATCTGACAAGGTCCTTATTGAATCAAGAATACTTCAGTGAAGCATTTGCATTACTATATGTTCTTTGTGAAAAGATTTCTACAAACCGCAAGTTTCTCTCTTAGGTCTTTCCATTAATAGGTTCACTTCAGTCTGTGTCTCATTTTCTGTCTCAGTGATCATCAcatctctattaattatttttgcctGTATGGTATTGTATATAATAGTATTTTAGCCTCTTTCATTTATGGAAGAATAATACATGGGGGGAGAGGGTGCCACAGTAAACAGTGTGGTTGATTAAGAgaggaaaatttaaattcaaatcaattGTAAGTAATTTgatctttgtttgcctcagttttattaatttcaaatagggaataataatagcatctattccATAGTGCTTTAAAGATCAAGTGAggtatttggttttttttaaagcacttagaatAGAGCTTAACACAAAGtatgaacttatttttaaaatattaaatggttcttaaaatgttttaactAATTTTTCTGATAGCTAAGCATATAAGACAAGTACTGTAATATTGATGTCACCTGAGTATATGTGTTTATaagtttctgtgtgtgtgttgtgtttaTACTATGCTTGTCTCTCTGTATTCTCCCTTtatgatatttcctctttttatgcTTTATCAAAACttaccaaacaaacaaaactatggtttttaaaaatgtaccatAAAATAACCATTATcttatatatttcaagaaataatcaatacAGATTGCAACAATTGCTAAAATTTCTTAGTATGAAGGTTTAACATGAATATGTTCCCTGTCattcttataatttattaaattggtGACCAATAACTGTAGAAATCTTATGTGATAATACTTTAGAATCCAAGACCAGATAGTACAGCCACAAATGTATGAGATACAACTACACCCATCAGCACTTCTATTAATCCTTCCAAATGATATATGAAATCATTATACTACCTTTGTGATTTGGTTAGTGACTGCTACCAATTCTCCTAATGCCCTTGCCTCAAATCACCTCTTCAGTCCAGTCACATATTCTGTAAGACACACAGAACAGTCAAAAAAGAATTTCAGTG
The DNA window shown above is from Sminthopsis crassicaudata isolate SCR6 chromosome 2, ASM4859323v1, whole genome shotgun sequence and carries:
- the LOC141553435 gene encoding olfactory receptor 4F6-like; translated protein: MNELNYSMVSEFVFLGIFRSWSMQHFLLVFSSIFYIAIVLGNLLIVLTVTSDPQLQSPMYFLLANLSCIDMCLSTIVVPKMISDLFYEHKTISFQGCITQIFFIHFMGGIEMVLLISMAFDRYVAICKPLHYLTIMKPRTCIFLQMSACAIGLIHSLTQLAFVVNLPFCGPNEIDSFYCDLPRFIKLACIDTDKLEFIVAGNSGFISIGTVSLLFISYIYILVTVQKHSSVGLSKAFSTLSAHISVVILFFGPCIFIYVWPFPTVPMDKFLAIVDFIITPILNPSIYAFRNKDMKVAIKRLSSQLVNFKKIS